ACATGACCGAATTAAACAACAGCTGGCTGATCATATTCAAACCCATCTTTCCCCAATCAGAGTCAAATTGCTTGCCTTGACCAGCACTTTGAACAACTTTTCCCAGGTGATGCAGGCTGATGATTGGCAGGATATTGAAGCGGAGTTGGGCCATTACATTCATCAAGTTTCATCGGCAAAGGTTCAGTACGATGGACTTGAGGAGACGATCAACCGCCTTAGCGCCGATGTCGGTATTACCAAGCAGATGCAAGCGAAAATGGGAAGCGCCATTGATACACGAGTGCAGGGTTTTGGTAGCGGCCGGGTTCATGATGGCCTGCAGGAAGATAACCGTAGCATTCATGAAGCCGGCGCGGCACAAATGAACACGCAATATCAGCCTTTGCGTGACCAACAGTCAGCGATTCTGAAAAAACAGCCGGATTTGACTGTGATTTTGAAAGATCCAACTATTTTGTCCCAGTTGAAGGATCTGCGTAAACAGCTCAAACCACTGGTGCAGACTTTGCTTCGCATACAATCGCTGTTAACTACTAATGAAAGCGAGCAAAAAGCCCAGCAAAGCAACCTTGATACTTGGTTAGACTTCTTTGATCCCGACTTTGACGAGGACGAGTTGGCGCAAATCATCGCGCGGCTGAAGGCCGAAAAAACGGCATTGAAAATTGATCCGGAATTACCGAAACGTTTGGCCGCGGCAGCTACCAAGCAAAGAAAGTTAACCCAACAGTTGCAAAGCGTGGAAACCGAAATCGCCACCAGACAAGGTGTCATCAATACTTTGACTGGTACGATTAAAGCAGACACGACGCATTTAGCCAAAGAGTCGGCAGATGCTGCAGGGAAACTTAAAACGTTGATGCCCTATTTTCCAGAGGACGTTCACCTGACTGACATTGACGGGTTGTTGGCGTTTGCCACAAGTAATCGCGCTAAAATTCGCAGCAGCAGTTATGCCGATATCAGTGATCAGATTGGTCGCCTGATTCACCGCCATGACGGTCACGGAGAGGATCAAAATGCGCTTGATGCACTTTTTGCCGATCGCGGATTTCCTGCTGAAGCCAGTGCGATGCGCCAACAGCGTTCAGTCGCAGACAATGACTTGACCGTGGTGGCGTTTGACGTTAACAAAGCATTGAAACTTTTAGATGATGATCATGCTGCGGTGGAGAAAGCCTTGGCTGAGGAACAAAGCGGCAATGACATGGCTTATACGACATTTGTCCAGGCGGCAACGGCTGCCATCAGTGCACAGTACAATGTCATCACGACTTACAACCAGATTCTTGCGGCTGGGGCCGGTCATCAACACATCAAATTGAAAGTCCGCTTGACGCCGATCAAGGGGATCGCACCAGAAGCCATCGAAGAAGCCTGTGATCCGCAGCGGCAACAACGACCGCACCTTAAAGCGTTGGTGACACAGCGCCTTGACCAACTTGCCAATGACACCGAGGTTTCGAATGACGATGAGGCGTTCTTTGCTGCTGCGCGAGACTTACTTGACACGCGCGAATGGTCTGATTTTGAGGTATTGATTCGGCGGCGTCAAAGCGGTGAAAACGATTTTGAAGTAGTGGACGATAAATTTGTCCAGTCCGGCGGTTCAGGCGCGGAAAAGGCGCAGGCGATGGTGTTACCACTCTTGCTGGTGCCGAAAATGGTTTTGCAACGGTCGAATCGTGCCGATGCACCGCATTTGGTCATGTTTGACGAGTTTGCCGATAAACTCGATCCGGAAACAGCTAAGTCTTTTGCCAAAACGATTGTTAATTTTGGCTTCAGCTTTATTGCCACCATGCCAAGCGGAGCGCAAAACAAGCTTTTGGCAGACGGCGTCGACAACATTGTGTGGGACGTCATGGCCTCACCGCAGCAAGGCGACGGCCGCTTCCATTTAAATCGCGTTCAGCAGAACTTTATTTGGAAAAAGGATGCCGATAATGATTGAGTCATGGATTAGTTAGGTGAGAGGGGATAGCAAGGATGAGTCGTTACAGCGATGCTTTTGAGAGTCAGACAGGCCAAGTGGCACCGGAAAAAGCTGCACAACTAGATCGAGTGTTTGATCAAATTGCGCGCGGGAAAGCCTTGCCGCCTCGCGGACAACAGGCAGTCACGCTGGGATTAACCGCTCATACGTTGAACGATCCGCACGAAGATCCGCCGCTTTTTGCCTATTATCGCTGGGTCATGACTCATTGTTTTCAGTACGGCCAAGTCAATGAACTGACGGCGCGCCTCATCGGAATGGCGTTTACCTCGGCTAATATTTTTGCGACCGACCTGCCTCAGCCGCTGACATTGAATCCCTGGCAGCTCAAACCAATGCTCGACTTTCCGTTGAAAAACACGCAGGCGGTGGTGATCGAAAACAATGGCGTCTTCGCGTTGCTGCATCAGGAACATCCGGACTGGCCATTAATTTTGCAATCCGGCAATGACTTCAATGATGTTTACGTTCAGCTTATTCAACGCCTCGAAGACCGCGGCATGTGTTATGCCTATCTAGGCGATCTCGACAGTAAAGGCGTTCAAATGGCCGATCAATTTGCGCGATTGCTAAAACAGACCGCTGCAAAAGACGTGGCGGCTTTACAGACACCTAAAGATGTTCGCATCTGGCTGGCCGATATGGGGAAAAAAGATCCACATCGTACTAGGAAATTAAAGGTCGTGACGCCTGTCTATCAGGCCGAGATGACAACGATCACGCTATTTGGGAAGTTTATTGAGCAAGAGCAGCTGATGGGGATTTATGAGGAGCGGATTGGGCAGTGGCTGAAGACTAAGAATTAGAATTTTCTCTCAAAAATAATAATCTTTGCAGATAATCGGTTCAGGTAATATAGAAGGTGACACTGTGTCACTCCCTATATTGTCTGAACCAATTTTTTTGCCTTCAGGGTTAGCAGAAATGGCGCTTTTGGCAAAATCTATTATTAACAGAAAAGCTGACAAATGATGGTCGGTTAAAATTGGGGGAGGAGCATATGACTAGAAAAAAACTTAAAAAATTAGGCTCTGATGAACGCTCGTAAATTGCAAGAACAAGTTAGCCAGTCGTTGAGGACAATCCCAGAACAGGCCGTTATCAAATAGAAGTTGTGGCGCTAGAGAGACTACTGGGCCATGCGGCGAACGCGCCGAGCTTCGGCCTCAAAGTTTTGCTGGGGTGTGCAGTAGCCCTGTTGTTTGCGAGGCAACTGATTCAAGCGGTCTTGCGTGGCCTGCACTTGACTAGGGCTAATGTCATCTAGGGACATGCCCTTAGGGAAGTCCTGGCGGATCATCCGGTTATGTGCCTCGTTGGTGCCACGGTCGCAGGACGTGTAAGGATGGGCGTAGAAGATCTCAGTTTCCGTCCCAGCAAAAGCAGTATTTAAGGCGGTGAACTCGGGTCCGTTGTCGGCTGTGATGGTCTTGATGCAAGCTCCCCATTCGCGCTTGATTCCACGCAATGCATAGCTCACAGAGTCTGCATCTCGTCCTTCGATCAAGCGGAGAAGTTGGCAACGGGTCTTGCGCTCAATCAGAGTCAAGATGACGCTCTTCTTGCCATTGCGTTTACCGACAATGGTATCCATCTCCCAGTGACCGAACTGCCTGCGTCGTTCAACGACCTTAGGCCGTTCCTCGATACTGCGGCCAGCCAGGCGCTTAGCCTTGGTGTGGTGCTGGTGAGAGGTCTTCCGCTTAGTCTTCTCCAACAGGTCGATATTTCGAATCTCTAGGCGTTGGTCGTCAATGTACTGGTACAAAGTCGAGGCACAAACAAGCTCTTCAGGAGTAAACAGCTTGTGTCGCTTGGCATAGCCGATTGAAGCATCCGGCGACCATTTGTCCTGCTTAGCTCGCTGTACGTACCAGGCTAAGAAGACCTGTACGCTGGCGAACTTGTCAGGACGATGGCAGCTCAAGCGTGCAGTCTCGTAACGAGCCTGAGCAGCCTCTGGCAGGTATTGTCGATGGTAGACGCGCTTGCCATTACTCTTCTTGACCTGATCTACTGTACCTCGCTTGATTTCATTATTAATGGTCTGCGGGCAGACGCCAATTTCAGCAGCAATCCAACGATTGGACTTCCCAGCTTGGCGGAATCCGGCCACTTTTCCGCGCTCGAGTGATGTTAAGTGCTGACCTTTTTGGCGGTGTGTGCTATCCTGTTTCTGCATCAAGACAATATCCTCTTCCATTGTTTGTGTAGGAACTTCAATGATACAGGATATCTGTTCTTGATGTTTTTTATTGTCCAAAAAATTTTGAGACAGTGGCTAACTTGATTCTAAAATGCGCGTCTGATGAACGCTTCACGTTTCAGGCAACTTATGCCGGCATTGGGATGAAGCGGACGATGCGCGGGAAAATCAACACGCGCTTTTTGCCAACAATCTTGTTTGAACACGTTATGCTTGACGATCAAGAGGTCACGGATCATCTTTGGCTCAATTATACGAAACAGTTTGCCGAATTGGGACTTTTAACCAAAGGCGAGATTATTCAATTCAATGCGCGCGTGCATCGGTATAAAAAGGGCTATGCAGCGGTTAAGGTTATTGACTACGGCTTGCAACGACCGACCAAAGTATCGATTATCGAGAGCTTGACCGACAATCGCGCTAAATTACCGCCGTTACCAGATGAGAAGAATGCCTTAATCGGGCTTATTATGAAAACCAATAAGGACACTTACCTCAAAAGCGGGCGTGGATTTGATCAGTGGTATGTCGATGAATATGACGCGTGGCTGCGGACCGAAAGCAACTCGACCAAGTACTGATCTTTTGCCGAAAATCAGTCAAAGTACGAATCCTTAAAAGAAAAACATCCGCAATTTTGGTAATATGGTACTTATTAAGTCAACAAGAAGCCAAGTAGAAATTGTGAGGAACGTTAAATTGATTGAAGAACAAACTGTCCAGTTAATGCAACAGAGTTTAACCGACATCACCCATCACCAGATCAGCGCCGTTTTGAACCTGATGCAAGAAGGCAATACGGTGCCGTTTATTGCCCGTTATCGAAAGGAAATGACCGGCAGCCTCGACGAAGTGCAAATTCAGGCGATTGAGGAAGCGTACAAGCATGTGACGGCCTTGCAGGATCGCAAAGAGGCGGTGATCAAAAGCATTGCCGAGCAGGGAAAACTGACGCCTGAACTGGAGCGGCAGATTCACGCCAGCACGAAGCTTCAAGACGTCGAGGATATCTACTTACCATACAAGCAGAAGCGGCAGACCAAGGCAACCATTGCTAAGGAGCGCGGGCTTGAACCGTTTGCGCGCTGGCTGCTGTCGTTTCCCACTGGCAGTTTGAATGACGAAGCGCAGAAATATGTTAATCCTGATAAAGAGATTACGTCAGTGCAGGATGTTTTGGACGGAGCACACGAAATTCTGGCAGAAACGTTCAGCGAGATTGCGGCCATTCGTAACTGGGTGCGCAATTTTACGATGCGAACCGGAATTATTCGCACCACGGTTAAAACCAAAGGCAAGGAACTAGACGAAAAAGGCGTTTATCAGCAGTTTTATGATTTTGAAGAAACCATCAAAAAAATGACTCCGACCCGAACCCTGGCCATTAACCGCGGCGAAAAAGAAAAAATTCTGACAGTCAAGGTGCAAGTCGATCCGGCTTCGGTTATGCAATATTTTCACTTTAAAATCATCGACAATCGTCCTGACAGCGAAGCAACGGCATTCATTGAAGACGCCTATCAGGATGCTTATAAGCGGTTTGTCGGCCCGGCTATTGAGCGGGAAGTGCGCGGCACGTTAACGGTTGATGCTGAAGAAAAGTCGATTAAAGTATTCGGCCAGAACCTGTACAACTTGCTGATGCAGGCGCCGATTAAGGGCAAGGTTGTTCTTGGCTTTGACCCTGCCTATCGTACCGGTTGTAAGTTGGCGGTGGTTGATGAGAATGGCAAGTTTCTCGATAAAGCGGTCATCTATCCGCACAAACCGGCGCCGGAAAAGAAGCGCGAGGCAGCCGCGCCTGAGTTGATTGCGTTACTTGAAAAGTACCAGGTAACCATGATCGCCATTGGTAATGGAACGGCGAGCCGTGAATCCGAACAGTTTGTTTCAAAAACGCTCAAGCAGATTAAGCGCGATATTTACTATGTGATCGTGAATGAAGCCGGGGCATCGGTTTATTCTGCCAGTCAGGAGGCGCGTGATGAATTTCCTGATTTGCAGGTTGAACAGCGTAGCGCGATCAGCATTGCCCGCCGGCTTCAGGATCCGCTTGCCGAACTGGTGAAAATTGATCCCGAGTCAATCGGTGTTGGCCAGTATCAACATGATTTACCGAGTAAAGAGCTGGCTAATGAAGTAGATGCAGTCGTTGAACGCGCAGTTAACCGAGTTGGTGTGAACCTGAATACCGCTAGTTACCAGCTGTTGACGCGTATTTCCGGTTTATCAAAAACAATCGCGCTCAATATTGTGCACTACCGGGATGAAAACGGTCGCTATAACAGTCGCACTGAGCTGAAGAAAGTACCGCGCTTGGGGCCGAAATCGTTTGAACAATCTGTCGGGTTTTTGCGGATCATTGGCGGTAAGCAGCCACTGGACAACACCGACATTCACCCAGAAAGTTATCCTGTTGCCAAAAAGATCTTAGCCGCAGCGGGTTTATCCGAATCAGACCTTGGCGATCAACAAGCGGTTGCCAAAGTCAGCAACGTTGACTTAGCACCATTCGTTAATGAAGGCGTCGGTGCCGAAACACTTAAAGATATTGTCGCCAGCTTGCAGAATCCGGGCCGAGATTTGCGGGACAACATGGCGGCACCGATTTTACGCAAAGATGTCTTAACCATGGCGGATCTGAAGCCGGGGATGAAGCTGGAGGGAACCGTGCGCAATGTTGTTGATTTTGGCGCTTTTGTCGACATTGGGGTGAAACACGACGGCTTGGTCCATGTCTCCAAAATGGCCCGTAGATTCGTTCGCGATCCGAAAACCGTTGTGGCTATTGGCGATATTGTGGAAGTTTGGATCGAATCGGTGGACTTGGCTCGGGAACGCATTCAGTTATCAATGGTCGGCCCTGAGAAATAATCAATCATGATGGACAGCTTTTAGTATTTGTAAATTAGACAAGTTAGATGAACGGATTGTCATCCCTGAGAATGGAGATGACAATCCGTTTTTTCGTAGCTAACCAAAAAAATTGGCTAAACATAACCCGACTTTGAAATGAATGCACATTTGGCCGATTTTGTAGAACTAGAAGGATACCGGCACAGAAAAGGTCTGTTATTTTATACAGTACAAGTCAAAAAGAATTTTCTGCCTTATATTAAATTCTTGGTTGAAAATAATTATATAAAGATTAAAATACAAGAATATCTAAAATACAAGGAGCTGATAGAATGCGACCGATTATCGCACTTACAGGTGATTCAATGGTCGCGCCTTCGCCTGTCATTAATCTAAATTACGCAGACATGGCGCCCAATATGATTAAAAACGCCATTGTGAAAGTTGGCGGTGCGCCCTTGATTTTGCCTTATCCGGAAGATGATGCTGCTTCCGAAGCATTAGCACAACAGTATGTGGCTGTTTTCGACGGATTGGTTTTGCCAGGCGGACCGGATGTTGACCCGACGTTTTATCATGAAGAACCTATTCAAGCCATGGGACGCGCGATTTATCAAAAGGATCGGTTTGAAATTGCCTTGATCAAGGCGACTTTAAAAGCACAGAAACCGATTTTTGCCATTTGTCGTGGTATTCAAATTTTAAATGTGGCATTAGACGGAACGCTGTATCAAGACTTGCCGAGTCAAAATCCTGAAGCCACGATTCGCCATTCACAAGCCGCGCCGGGACAGTGGCCAACGCATCATGTTGCGATTACGCCCGGTTCGCATTTAGCGTCATTGATGGGCACGAGCAGCTATGTGAATTCCCGTCACCATCAAGCGGTCAAAGAGGTCGCGCCGGATTTGAAGGTAACCGCGCAGGCTCCTGATGGCGTGGTTGAAGCAGTGGAAAGCAAAGATTCTGATTTGATTCTCGGGGTTCAGTGGCACCCGGAGAACATGTGGCCGAGTTTTCCTGACCAATTACCATTATTTAGCGACATTGTGAAACGTGCAGGAGGTGAGGCTCATGAATAATAGCATCGTGAAAAAAGAGCAAATGGGCTACTGGAGTATGATTTTACTTGGCATCAATGGCATCATTGGTTCCGGCATTTTTCTTTTACCAAATCAGGCAGCCAAATTAATGGGTTCTGCCAGCATTTTCGTGTTGTTGTTTGATGCATTGCTCGTGATTACGATTGCGCTTTGTTTTGCGCAGGCAGCTACTTATTTTGATCGGGATGGCGGCCCATACTTATATGCTAAAGATGCGTTTGGCGATTTTGTCGGCTTTGAAGTTGGCTTTGTGACTTGGGCGATTCGCATTATTGCCGAAGCCACGATGGCAGTTGCCTTTACCACCGCCTTGGTCGGCACGTTTCCGTCACTGAACCAACCCGTGATTAAAGACGCGGTTATTTCGGTCATGGTCATCGGGCTAGCCCTGATGAACATTGCTGGGGTTCGGGTTTCGACCGTCGTCAACAATATTATTAGTGTTTCCAAATTGGTCCCGCTGGTGTTATTCGTTGCGATTGGCATTTTCTTTATTAAAGGCAGCAACTTCACGCCATTATTCCCCGGCGGCAGTTACAAATCCGGCAGCTTCGGCCAAGCCGCAGTTGTTATGTTTTACGCGTTCACCGGATTTGAAGGCCTCGTGGTTGCGGCAGGTGACATGAAAAATGCCAAGCGTAACCTGCCTAAAGCAGTGGCCACGGTCATGACAGTGGTGGCACTCTTTTATATTCTGATTCAGGTTGTCAGCACGGGCATTTTAGGCAGTGCCTTGGCGAACACCGACACACCGATTCAAACGGCCTTTGCCAAAGTGGCAGGTGGCTTCGGTAATGCTCTAGTTGCGGCTGGGACATTGCTATCAACTGGCGGGCTGTTGGTCGCCAGCTCCTTCATCACCCCACGGTCCGGTGTGGCACTTGCGGAAAACCACATGATGCCGCAACTGCTGGCCAAACGTAATCGCGTGAACTCGCCATACGTTGCCATCATTGTCTCCGCTACTATCACCCTGATCATTGCCTACTCCGGCACATTTGGCTACTTAGCTCAAATCAGCGCGGTCTCGCGATTTGCCCAATACATCCCAACTTGTTTGGCCGTCATCGTGTTTGCCCATACCAAAACCAAAGACAAAAGCAGCACCTTCCATTTGCCTTTAGGTCCGGTTATTCCGGCAGTGGCGATCTTGGTTAGCCTGTGGTTGCTAGTTCAGGTACAGGTCAGCCAGCTTGTCATTGGCCTAGGCGCGCTCGTGATCGCGGTGCCATTTTATTTCTTGACGTATACGTACCGGGAGCATGGTAAGGCGTGAGTTTAAAAGAATTGTCTAACAAAGCCAGCTTGACTTGGGAGAGTCGGGCTGGCTTTGTTAGTGCTATCTTCACGGTTAAAAGTTGACGTTGCGGGCAGGGGATAATGACAACCGCTTCTGTTGGTTAATTTTAATGGCGAGTTTTTGTAAAAAATACGATCGCGCATTTTAGAATCAAGTTAGCCACTGTCTCAAAATTTTTTGGACAATAAAAAACATCAAGAACAGATATCCTGTATCATTGAAGTTCCTACCCAAACAATGGAAGAGGATATTGTCTTGATGCAGAAACAGGATAGCACACACCGCCAAAAAGGTCAGCACTTAACATCACTCGAGCGCGGAAAAGTGGCCGGATTCCGCCAAGCTGGGAAGTCCAATCGTTGGATTGCTGCTGAAATTGGCGTCTGCCCGCAGACCATTAATAATGAAATCAAGCGAGGTACAGTAGATCAGGTCAAGAAGAGTAATGGCAAGCGCGTCTACCATCGACAATACCTGCCAGAGGCTGCTCAGGCACGTTACGAGACTGCACGCTTGAGCTGCCATCGTCCTGACAAGTTCGCCAGCGTACAGGTCTTCTTAGCCTGGTACGTACAGCGAGCTAAGCAGGACAAATGGTCGCCGGATGCTTCAATCGGCTATGCCAAGCGACACAAGCTGTTTACTCCTGAAGAGCTTGTTTGTGCCTCGACTTTGTACCAGTACATTGACGACCAACGCCTAGAGATTCGAAATATCGACCTGTTGGAGAAGACTAAGCGGAAGACCTCTCACCAGCACCACACCAAGGCTAAGCGCCTGGCTGGCCGCAGTATCGAGGAACGGCCTAAGGTCGTTGAACGACGCAGGCAGTTCGGTCACTGGGAGATGGATACCATTGTCGGTAAACGCAATGGCAAGGAGAGCGTCATCTTGACTCTGATTGAGCGCAAGACCCGTTGCCAACTTCTCCGCTTGATCGAAGGACGAGATGCAGACTCTGTGAGCTATGCATTGCGTGGAATCAAGCGCGAATGGGGAGCTTGCATCAAGACCATCACAGCCGACAACGGACCCGAGTTCACCGCCTTAAATACTGCTTTTGCTGGGACGGAAACTGAGATCTTCTACGCCCATCCTTACACGTCCTGCGACCGTGGCACCAACGAGGCACATAACCGGATGATCCGCCAGGACTTCCCTAAGGGCATGTCCCTAGATGACATTAGCCCTAGTCAAGTGCAGGCCACGCAAGACCGCTTGAATCAGTTGCCTCGCAAACAACAGGGCTACTGCACACCCCAGCAAAACTTTGAGGCCGAAGCTCGGCGCGTTCGCCGCATGGCCCAGTAGTCTCTCTAGCGCCACAACTTCTATTTGATAACGGCCTGTTCTGGGATTGTCCTCAACGACTGGCTAACTTGTTCTTGCAATTTACGTAAAAAATACGATATGCATACCCGGTAAAATCTGCACGTAACGATCAGCATCTTGAATGTACCCCATTTTTTGATATAAATGGGTAAGTTTCG
Above is a window of Lacticaseibacillus casei DSM 20011 = JCM 1134 = ATCC 393 DNA encoding:
- a CDS encoding SbcC/MukB-like Walker B domain-containing protein, which codes for MTQQLVPVSYHLRNFNKYAKLDMQAAENGNLTLIGENAVGKTTLANCFFPMLIDGAITTPSFNPAKNTEKVSQSASVRNSSRDTRTFESMLLGWGPGAMKVRTGYSYVLMRSDQRQVILGLGATRVQDDPRKPTWWFIVIAPNPTGALELHTTDDEGKSLDKNQFKAANAALSDQLHVFDRPEDYREFAATRIYGFSDGKVLGRLANAYRLLASPTLTSGNEKFAPILAALKDAQEGIDDMVIRRVADSQRQVNTYRGLLKRISEGQRRLKQMKSRIFWHNLNHLQEILLAPYSQRFARNAANQEKLTHTQQEVQAYSAQLADLNQAVTEITEQVEQLRNEKAEQDQLIKRRAQYEQQIKTSQAELDRYRETQEKVAALQQQLTTLTIKHDRIKQQLADHIQTHLSPIRVKLLALTSTLNNFSQVMQADDWQDIEAELGHYIHQVSSAKVQYDGLEETINRLSADVGITKQMQAKMGSAIDTRVQGFGSGRVHDGLQEDNRSIHEAGAAQMNTQYQPLRDQQSAILKKQPDLTVILKDPTILSQLKDLRKQLKPLVQTLLRIQSLLTTNESEQKAQQSNLDTWLDFFDPDFDEDELAQIIARLKAEKTALKIDPELPKRLAAAATKQRKLTQQLQSVETEIATRQGVINTLTGTIKADTTHLAKESADAAGKLKTLMPYFPEDVHLTDIDGLLAFATSNRAKIRSSSYADISDQIGRLIHRHDGHGEDQNALDALFADRGFPAEASAMRQQRSVADNDLTVVAFDVNKALKLLDDDHAAVEKALAEEQSGNDMAYTTFVQAATAAISAQYNVITTYNQILAAGAGHQHIKLKVRLTPIKGIAPEAIEEACDPQRQQRPHLKALVTQRLDQLANDTEVSNDDEAFFAAARDLLDTREWSDFEVLIRRRQSGENDFEVVDDKFVQSGGSGAEKAQAMVLPLLLVPKMVLQRSNRADAPHLVMFDEFADKLDPETAKSFAKTIVNFGFSFIATMPSGAQNKLLADGVDNIVWDVMASPQQGDGRFHLNRVQQNFIWKKDADND
- a CDS encoding APC family permease, with translation MNNSIVKKEQMGYWSMILLGINGIIGSGIFLLPNQAAKLMGSASIFVLLFDALLVITIALCFAQAATYFDRDGGPYLYAKDAFGDFVGFEVGFVTWAIRIIAEATMAVAFTTALVGTFPSLNQPVIKDAVISVMVIGLALMNIAGVRVSTVVNNIISVSKLVPLVLFVAIGIFFIKGSNFTPLFPGGSYKSGSFGQAAVVMFYAFTGFEGLVVAAGDMKNAKRNLPKAVATVMTVVALFYILIQVVSTGILGSALANTDTPIQTAFAKVAGGFGNALVAAGTLLSTGGLLVASSFITPRSGVALAENHMMPQLLAKRNRVNSPYVAIIVSATITLIIAYSGTFGYLAQISAVSRFAQYIPTCLAVIVFAHTKTKDKSSTFHLPLGPVIPAVAILVSLWLLVQVQVSQLVIGLGALVIAVPFYFLTYTYREHGKA
- a CDS encoding IS30 family transposase, encoding MQKQDSTHRQKGQHLTSLERGKVAGFRQAGKSNRWIAAEIGVCPQTINNEIKRGTVDQVKKSNGKRVYHRQYLPEAAQARYETARLSCHRPDKFASVQVFLAWYVQRAKQDKWSPDASIGYAKRHKLFTPEELVCASTLYQYIDDQRLEIRNIDLLEKTKRKTSHQHHTKAKRLAGRSIEERPKVVERRRQFGHWEMDTIVGKRNGKESVILTLIERKTRCQLLRLIEGRDADSVSYALRGIKREWGACIKTITADNGPEFTALNTAFAGTETEIFYAHPYTSCDRGTNEAHNRMIRQDFPKGMSLDDISPSQVQATQDRLNQLPRKQQGYCTPQQNFEAEARRVRRMAQ
- a CDS encoding gamma-glutamyl-gamma-aminobutyrate hydrolase family protein, producing MRPIIALTGDSMVAPSPVINLNYADMAPNMIKNAIVKVGGAPLILPYPEDDAASEALAQQYVAVFDGLVLPGGPDVDPTFYHEEPIQAMGRAIYQKDRFEIALIKATLKAQKPIFAICRGIQILNVALDGTLYQDLPSQNPEATIRHSQAAPGQWPTHHVAITPGSHLASLMGTSSYVNSRHHQAVKEVAPDLKVTAQAPDGVVEAVESKDSDLILGVQWHPENMWPSFPDQLPLFSDIVKRAGGEAHE
- a CDS encoding Tex family protein codes for the protein MIEEQTVQLMQQSLTDITHHQISAVLNLMQEGNTVPFIARYRKEMTGSLDEVQIQAIEEAYKHVTALQDRKEAVIKSIAEQGKLTPELERQIHASTKLQDVEDIYLPYKQKRQTKATIAKERGLEPFARWLLSFPTGSLNDEAQKYVNPDKEITSVQDVLDGAHEILAETFSEIAAIRNWVRNFTMRTGIIRTTVKTKGKELDEKGVYQQFYDFEETIKKMTPTRTLAINRGEKEKILTVKVQVDPASVMQYFHFKIIDNRPDSEATAFIEDAYQDAYKRFVGPAIEREVRGTLTVDAEEKSIKVFGQNLYNLLMQAPIKGKVVLGFDPAYRTGCKLAVVDENGKFLDKAVIYPHKPAPEKKREAAAPELIALLEKYQVTMIAIGNGTASRESEQFVSKTLKQIKRDIYYVIVNEAGASVYSASQEARDEFPDLQVEQRSAISIARRLQDPLAELVKIDPESIGVGQYQHDLPSKELANEVDAVVERAVNRVGVNLNTASYQLLTRISGLSKTIALNIVHYRDENGRYNSRTELKKVPRLGPKSFEQSVGFLRIIGGKQPLDNTDIHPESYPVAKKILAAAGLSESDLGDQQAVAKVSNVDLAPFVNEGVGAETLKDIVASLQNPGRDLRDNMAAPILRKDVLTMADLKPGMKLEGTVRNVVDFGAFVDIGVKHDGLVHVSKMARRFVRDPKTVVAIGDIVEVWIESVDLARERIQLSMVGPEK
- a CDS encoding DUF2399 domain-containing protein produces the protein MSRYSDAFESQTGQVAPEKAAQLDRVFDQIARGKALPPRGQQAVTLGLTAHTLNDPHEDPPLFAYYRWVMTHCFQYGQVNELTARLIGMAFTSANIFATDLPQPLTLNPWQLKPMLDFPLKNTQAVVIENNGVFALLHQEHPDWPLILQSGNDFNDVYVQLIQRLEDRGMCYAYLGDLDSKGVQMADQFARLLKQTAAKDVAALQTPKDVRIWLADMGKKDPHRTRKLKVVTPVYQAEMTTITLFGKFIEQEQLMGIYEERIGQWLKTKN
- a CDS encoding IS30 family transposase; the protein is MQKQDSTHRQKGQHLTSLERGKVAGFRQAGKSNRWIAAEIGVCPQTINNEIKRGTVDQVKKSNGKRVYHRQYLPEAAQARYETARLSCHRPDKFASVQVFLAWYVQRAKQDKWSPDASIGYAKRHKLFTPEELVCASTLYQYIDDQRLEIRNIDLLEKTKRKTSHQHHTKAKRLAGRSIEERPKVVERRRQFGHWEMDTIVGKRNGKKSVILTLIERKTRCQLLRLIEGRDADSVSYALRGIKREWGACIKTITADNGPEFTALNTAFAGTETEIFYAHPYTSCDRGTNEAHNRMIRQDFPKGMSLDDISPSQVQATQDRLNQLPRKQQGYCTPQQNFEAEARRVRRMAQ